From Hippoglossus stenolepis isolate QCI-W04-F060 chromosome 19, HSTE1.2, whole genome shotgun sequence, the proteins below share one genomic window:
- the rpl21 gene encoding 60S ribosomal protein L21, producing MTNTRGKRRGTRYMFSRPFRKHGPIPLSTYMRIYKKGDIVDIKGTGTIQKGMPHKCYHGKTGRVYNVTQHAVGIIVNKQVKGRILAKRINVRIEHVKHSKSRDSFLQRVKENESKKMEAKQKGSWVELKRQPAPPREAHFVSTKKNVPQLLEPIPYEFMA from the exons ATGACGAACACCAGAGGCAAGAGGAGGGGGACCCGGTACATGTTCAGCAGGCCATTCCGCAAGCACG GCCCAATCCCCCTGTCCACTTACATGCGTATCTACAAGAAGGGTGACATCGTTGACATCAAG GGCACAGGCACCATTCAGAAGGGAATGCCCCACAAGTGTTACCATGGCAAGACAGGACGTGTCTACAACGTAACCCAACATGCTGTCGGCATCATTGTCAACAAGCAGGTCAA GGGCAGGATCCTGGCCAAGAGGATCAACGTGCGCATTGAGCATGTGAAGCACTCAAAGAGCAGGGACAGTTTCCTGCAGCGCGTCAAGGAGAACGAGAGCAAAAAGATGGAGGCCAAGCAGAAGGGCAGCTGGGTGGAACTGAAGCGTCAG CCCGCTCCTCCCCGTGAGGCTCACTTCGTCAGCACCAAGAAAAACGTGCcacagctgctggagcccaTCCCCTACGAGTTCATGGCTTAA
- the wasf3b gene encoding wiskott-Aldrich syndrome protein family member 3b has translation MPLVKRNIEPRHLCRGELPDGIGSELECVMNNTLSSIIRQLSSLSRHAEDIFGELFNEANTFYLRANSLQDRIDRLAVKVTQLDSTVEEVSLQDINMRKAFKSSTIQDQQVVSKSSVPIPVREMYNLSDKPPPLSILSTYRDDNKDALKFYTDPSYFFELWKEKMLQDTEDKRKERRKQKEQRRCVDGTLQREVKKVRKARNRRQEWNMMALDKELRPDHRHTIHRDRGASSEGSMSPENRGHGADQHHYPNAMNHAGHAHTYSGPPPSILAAQMAAGHAARGGGEHDNRGRTMMAYQGGTLGRVHHHQVPLPPPPSEAMNGGSMSLPPVDYSIDGYANTGPPPPPPAPLIPSAQTAFASPPGGPMSPGSMAAGSYILPPPPMSGIQLAPPPPGPPGPPPPPLPAGASHFTARKITSSAPAEAAGVTDPRSDLLAAIRMGIQLKKVQEQQEQQAKREPVGNDVATILSRRIAVEYSDSEDDSELEENDWSD, from the exons ATGCCGCTGGTCAAGAGGAACATCGAGCCCCGCCACCTCTGCCGAGGGGAGCTCCCCGACGGCATCGGCAGCGAGCTGGAGTGTGTGATGAACAACACGCTCTCCTCCATCATCCGTCAGCTCAGCAGCCTGA GCAGACATGCGGAGGACATATTTGGCGAGCTGTTCAATGAGGCCAACACCTTCTACCTGCGTGCCAACTCTCTCCAGGACCGCATTGACCGGCTGGCCGTCAAGGTCACGCAGCTGGACTCCACTGTGGAGGAAG tttccCTGCAAGATATCAACATGAGAAAAGCCTTCAAGAGCTCTACCATTCAGGACCAACAGGTGGTGTCCAAGAGCAGCGTGCCCATTCCTGTCAGAGAAATGTACAACCTGAGTGACAAGCCTCCGCCGCTCAGCATCCTTTCAACGTACAG GGATGACAACAAGGACGCACTTAAGTTCTACACTGATCCCTCGTACTTCTTTGAGCTGTGGAAGGAAAAGATgctgcaggacacagaggacaagaggaaagagagaaggaagcagAAG gAGCAGCGTCGTTGTGTGGATGGGACATTACagagggaggtgaagaaggTTCGCAAGGCGAGGAACCGTCGCCAGGAGTGGAACATGATGGCTCTGGACAAGGAGCTGAGGCCGGACCATCGACACACCATACACCGAGACAGAGGGGCTTCTTCTGAGGGCTCCATGTCTCCAGAGAACAG GGGTCATGGTGCCGATCAGCACCACTACCCGAACGCCATGAACCACGCTGGCCACGCCCACACCTACTCCGGCCCGCCGCCCAGCATCCTGGCCGCTCAGATGGCTGCAGGACACGCCGCTCGTGGAGGAGGCGAACATGACAACAGGGGCAGGACGATGATGGCCTATCAGGGCGGGACACTGGGCCGTGTTCACCACCACCAGGTCCCGCTGCCTCCTCCGCCCAGCGAGGCTATGAACGGCGGCTCCATGTCTCTCCCCCCTGTGGACTACAG TATTGATGGATATGCAAACACCGGCCCTCCGCCCCCTCCCCCAGCTCCTCTCATCCCGTCTGCCCAGACTGCCTTTGCCTCACCTCCTGGAGGTCCCATGTCTCCAGGCTCAATGGCTGCCGGCAGCTACATTCTGCCTCCACCACCTATGTCTGGCATCCAGTtggctccacctcctcctggtcctcctggtcctccaccccctcctcttccagctGGTGCCTCCCACTTCACAGCCCGCAAGATTACCTCCTCTGCGCCCGCTGAGGCCGCAGGGGTCACTGATCCCCGCAGCGACCTGCTGGCTGCTATACGTATGG GCATCCAGCTGAAGAaggtgcaggagcagcaggagcagcaggcgAAGAGGGAGCCGGTCGGAAACGACGTGGCCACCATCCTGTCGCGACGCATCGCCGTGGAATACTCCGACTCCGAGGACGACTCCGAGCTGGAGGAAAACGACTGGTCCGATTAA
- the gpr12 gene encoding G-protein coupled receptor 12 produces the protein MSEEPPVTPSWLTPDPTAWASGGGGPMDNSTILGSFPPEDSLSPSQLPLLVNPWDIVLCSSGTLIACENALVVLVIWQNPALRAPMFLLIGSLALADLLAGLGLVLHFTCAYLLRSDSAQLLTVGLVVASFSASVFSLLAITIDRYLSLYYALTYNSERTAAFTYTMLVLLWGLSLCLGLLPVTGVNCLAEEATCSVVRPLTKNNIAVLSVSFLLLFGLMLQLYIQICKIVMRHAHQIALQHHFLAATPHYVTTRKGVSTLAIILGTFAACWMPFTVYSLIADYTYPPLYTYATLVPATYNSVINPVIYAFRNQEIQKALWLVCCGCVPASVAHRARTPSDV, from the coding sequence ATGAGTGAAGAGCCACCGGTCACTCCCAGCTGGCTGACCCCTGACCCCACAGCATGGGCCAGCGGAGGCGGGGGGCCGATGGATAACAGTACCATCCTGGGGTCGTTTCCACCAGAGGACTCCCTCTCGCCCAGCCAGCTGCCCCTGCTGGTCAACCCCTGGGACATTGTGCTGTGCTCGTCAGGGACCCTCATAGCCTGTGAGAACGCCCTGGTGGTGCTGGTGATCTGGCAGAACCCGGCACTCAGAGCCCCCATGTTCCTGCTGATTGGCAGCTTGGCGCTGGCCGACCTGCTGGCCGGCCTGGGCCTGGTGCTCCACTTCACCTGTGCCTACCTGCTTCGCTCTGACTCTGCCCAGCTGCTGACCGTAGGCCTGGTGGTGGCCTCCTTCTCGGCCTCCGTCTTCAGCCTGCTGGCCATCACGATTGACCGCTACCTGTCGCTGTACTATGCCCTCACCTACAACTCGGAGCGGACGGCGGCCTTCACCTACACCATGCTGGTGCTGCTGTGGGGCCTCTCCCTGTGTCTGGGCCTGCTGCCGGTCACAGGGGTCAACTGCCTGGCGGAGGAGGCTACGTGCAGCGTGGTGCGGCCGCTGACGAAGAACAACATCGCCGTGCTCTCCGtctccttcctgctgctttTCGGCCTCATGCTGCAGCTGTACATCCAGATCTGCAAGATTGTGATGCGCCACGCTCATCAGATCGCCCTCCAGCACCACTTCCTGGCCGCCACACCCCACTACGTCACAACACGGAAGGGCGTGTCGACGCTGGCCATCATCCTGGGCACGTTCGCCGCCTGCTGGATGCCGTTCACTGTCTACTCCCTCATCGCTGACTACACCTACCCTCCACTCTACACCTATGCCACGCTGGTGCCTGCCACCTACAACTCCGTCATCAACCCGGTCATCTACGCCTTCAGGAACCAGGAGATCCAGAAGGCACTGTGGCTGGTGTGCTGTGGCTGTGTGCCCGCCAGTGTGGCCCATCGTGCAAGGACCCCCAGTGACGTCTGA
- the usp12a gene encoding ubiquitin carboxyl-terminal hydrolase 12A: MEILMTVSKFASFCTMGANASALEKEIGSEQFPVNEHYFGLVNFGNTCYCNSVLQALYFCRPFREKILAYRSQPRRKENLLTCLADLFHSIANQKRKVGVIPPKKFITRLRKENELFDNYMQQDAHEFLNYLLNTIADLLQEERKQDKTNGRLANGTLDSQNNNSNATPAPTWVHEIFQGTLTNETRCLTCETISSKDEDFLDLSVDVEQNTSITHCLRGFSNTETLCSEYKYYCEECRSKQEAHKRMRVKKLPMILALHLKRFKYMEQLQRYTKLSYRVVFPLELRLFNTSGDATNPERLYDLVAVVVHCGSGPNRGHYIAIVKSHDFWLLFDDDIVEKIDAQAIEEFYGLTSEISKNSESGYILFYQSRD; this comes from the exons ATGGAAATCCTAATGACAGTCTCCAAATTTGCCTCTTTTTGTACCATG GGCGCCAATGCCTCTGCACTGGAGAAAGAGATTGGATCTGAGCAGTTTCCGGTCAACGAGCACTACTTCGGCCTGGTCAAT TTTGGAAACACCTGCTACTGCAACTCGGTGCTGCAGGCGCTGTACTTCTGCCGGCCGTTTCGGGAAAAGATTTTGGcgtaccgcagccagccacgGCGGAAGGAGAACCTGCTCACCTGCCTGGCTGACCTTTTCCACAGTATTGCCAACCAGAAGAGGAAAGTGGGCGTCATACCGCCCAAGAAGTTCATCACACGACTACGCAAGGAGAATG AGTTGTTTGACAACTACATGCAGCAGGATGCCCACGAATTCCTGAACTACTTACTCAACACCATTGCTGACCTGCtgcaagaggagaggaagcaggacaAGACCAATGGCCGCCTAGCCAATGGCACATTGGATTcccagaacaacaacagcaatgcCACGCCCGCTCCCACTTGGGTACACGAGATCTTCCAAGGCACTCTGACCAATGAGACACGCTGCCTCACCTGCGAAACG ATAAGCAGCAAAGATGAGGACTTTCTGGACCTTTCAGTGGATGTAGAACAGAATACCTCCATCACACACTGCCTCAG AGGTTTCAgtaacacagagacactgtgcAGTGAGTACAAATACTACTGTGAAGAATGTAGAAGCAAGCAGGAAGCACACAAGAG GATGCGTGTTAAGAAGCTGCCGATGATCCTGGCTCTGCACCTGAAGCGGTTTAAGTacatggagcagctgcagcgctACACCAAGCTGTCCTATCGCGTTGTCTTCCCCCTGGAGCTCCGCCTCTTCAACACGTCCGGGGACGCCACCAATCCCGAGAGGCTCTATGACCTGGTGGCCGTGgtggtgcattgtgggag tgGTCCGAACAGGGGTCACTACATTGCAATTGTGAAAAGTCACGACTTCTGGTTGCTGTTTGATGATGATATTGTAGAG AAAATCGACGCCCAGGCCATAGAAGAATTCTACGGTCTCACTTCTGAAATCTCCAAGAACTCTGAGTCGGGCTACATCCTCTTTTACCAGTCCAGAGACTAA